The following coding sequences lie in one Chanos chanos chromosome 4, fChaCha1.1, whole genome shotgun sequence genomic window:
- the btbd6b gene encoding BTB/POZ domain-containing protein 6-B isoform X1, with translation MGTTPDCLYGRIMKFLTFFLLLPETLKRTKKSGKQSGKLPVCYEIVSLSLRKKMAAELYPASINTNLPNSNGTAVTAASKKTIVQVTQTVTTPTTTAAQQNINNNNVETASWQSAHPTLRERNALMFNNELMADVHFIVGPPGESEKVPAHKYVLAVGSSVFAAMFYGDLAEGESEIHIPDVEPAAFLILLKYMYSDEIELEADTVLATLYAAKKYIVPALAKACVTFLETSLEAKNACVLLSQSRLFEEPELTQRCWEVIDAQAELALRSEGFCEIDLQTLEIILRRETLNTREAVVFQAVLDWAVAECKRQGLGPTTRNKRAVLGKALYLVRIPTMTLEEFADGAAQSDVLTLEETHDIFLWYTAANKPKLDFPQTRRKGLTPQRCHRFQSSAYRSNQWRYRGRCDSIQFAVDKRIFIAGLGLYGSSGGKAEYSVKIELKRQGVILAQNLTKFVSDGSSNTFSVWFEHPVQVEQDAFYTVSAVLDGNELSYFGQEGMTEVQCGKVTFQFQCSSDSTNGTGVQGGQIPELVFYS, from the exons ATGGGAACAACTCCAGATTGCCTGTATGGCCGGATCATGAAGTTTCTGACGTTTTTCCTTTTACTTCCAGAAACgttaaaaaggacaaaaaagagtGGGAAACAGAGCGGAAAGCTGCCAGTATGCTATGAGATCGTGAGTTTATCCTTGAGGAAGAAGATGGCTGCAGAATTGTATCCTGCAAGCATAAACACTAACCTCCCAAACAGCAACGGCACAGCTGTAACTGCTGCCAGCAAGAAGACTATCGTTCAGGTCACTCAGACTGTGACCACACCGACTACTACTGCAGCTCAGCAGAATATCAACAATAACAACGTCGAGACTGCCAGCTGGCAGTCTGCTCATCCGACACTGCGCGAAAG GAATGCTTTAATGTTCAATAACGAACTCATGGCGGATGTTCATTTCATTGTGGGTCCTCCCGGCGAATCAGAGAAAGTTCCCGCACACAAG tatgtgCTGGCAGTGGGCAGTTCTGTCTTTGCTGCTATGTTTTATGGGGACCTTGCAGAGGGGGAGTCAGAGATTCACATCCCTGATGTAGAGCCTGCTGCTTTTTTAATCCTTTTGAA gTACATGTATAGCGATGAGATTGAACTAGAGGCGGACACAGTGCTGGCCACTCTGTACGCTGCCAAGAAGTATATAGTGCCTGCACTGGCCAAGGCCTGTGTCACGTTTCTGGAGACCAGCTTGGAGGCCAAGAATGCCTGTGTTCTGCTTTCCCAGAGTCGTCTGTTTGAGGAACCAGAGCTGACCCAGCGCTGCTGGGAGGTCATCGATGCTCAAGCAGAGCTGGCCCTGCGTTCAGAGGGTTTCTGCGAGATTGACTTGCAGACCTTGGAAATCATCTTAAGGCGTGAAACACTCAACACCCGGGAGGCGGTGGTCTTCCAGGCCGTTTTGGACTGGGCAGTGGCTGAGTGCAAGAGACAGGGGTTGGGGCCAACCACCCGGAACAAGAGAGCCGTGCTAGGCAAGGCACTCTATCTGGTCCGCATCCCGACCATGACGCTGGAGGAGTTTGCAGATGGAGCAGCTCAGTCGGATGTACTGACCTTGGAGGAGACTCATGACATTTTCCTGTGGTACACAGCAGCCAACAAGCCCAAGCTAGACTTCCCGCAGACGCGAAGAAAGGGGCTAACACCCCAGCGTTGCCATCGCTTCCAGTCATCTGCCTACCGCAGCAACCAGTGGCGTTACCGTGGACGATGTGACAGCATCCAGTTTGCTGTAGACAAGCGGATCTTCATCGCTGGGTTAGGGTTGTATGGCTCAAGCGGTGGCAAGGCAGAGTACAGCGTCAAGATTGAACTCAAACGCCAAGGAGTAATCTTGGCCCAGAACCTTACAAAGTTTGTTTCGGACGGCTCAAGCAACACCTTCTCAGTGTGGTTTGAGCACCCGGTCCAAGTAGAGCAGGATGCCTTCTATACAGTCAGTGCCGTGCTAGATGGGAATGAACTGAGTTACTTTGGTCAGGAGGGGATGACGGAAGTGCAGTGTGGGAAGGTGACCTTTCAGTTCCAGTGTTCTTCAGACAGTACTAATGGAACAGGAGTGCAAGGGGGACAGATCCCAGAGCTTGTCTTCTATTCGTAA
- the btbd6b gene encoding BTB/POZ domain-containing protein 6-B isoform X4: protein MKFLTFFLLLPETLKRTKKSGKQSGKLPVCYEIVSLSLRKKMAAELYPTVTTPTTTAAQQNINNNNVETASWQSAHPTLRERNALMFNNELMADVHFIVGPPGESEKVPAHKYVLAVGSSVFAAMFYGDLAEGESEIHIPDVEPAAFLILLKYMYSDEIELEADTVLATLYAAKKYIVPALAKACVTFLETSLEAKNACVLLSQSRLFEEPELTQRCWEVIDAQAELALRSEGFCEIDLQTLEIILRRETLNTREAVVFQAVLDWAVAECKRQGLGPTTRNKRAVLGKALYLVRIPTMTLEEFADGAAQSDVLTLEETHDIFLWYTAANKPKLDFPQTRRKGLTPQRCHRFQSSAYRSNQWRYRGRCDSIQFAVDKRIFIAGLGLYGSSGGKAEYSVKIELKRQGVILAQNLTKFVSDGSSNTFSVWFEHPVQVEQDAFYTVSAVLDGNELSYFGQEGMTEVQCGKVTFQFQCSSDSTNGTGVQGGQIPELVFYS from the exons ATGAAGTTTCTGACGTTTTTCCTTTTACTTCCAGAAACgttaaaaaggacaaaaaagagtGGGAAACAGAGCGGAAAGCTGCCAGTATGCTATGAGATCGTGAGTTTATCCTTGAGGAAGAAGATGGCTGCAGAATTGTATCCT ACTGTGACCACACCGACTACTACTGCAGCTCAGCAGAATATCAACAATAACAACGTCGAGACTGCCAGCTGGCAGTCTGCTCATCCGACACTGCGCGAAAG GAATGCTTTAATGTTCAATAACGAACTCATGGCGGATGTTCATTTCATTGTGGGTCCTCCCGGCGAATCAGAGAAAGTTCCCGCACACAAG tatgtgCTGGCAGTGGGCAGTTCTGTCTTTGCTGCTATGTTTTATGGGGACCTTGCAGAGGGGGAGTCAGAGATTCACATCCCTGATGTAGAGCCTGCTGCTTTTTTAATCCTTTTGAA gTACATGTATAGCGATGAGATTGAACTAGAGGCGGACACAGTGCTGGCCACTCTGTACGCTGCCAAGAAGTATATAGTGCCTGCACTGGCCAAGGCCTGTGTCACGTTTCTGGAGACCAGCTTGGAGGCCAAGAATGCCTGTGTTCTGCTTTCCCAGAGTCGTCTGTTTGAGGAACCAGAGCTGACCCAGCGCTGCTGGGAGGTCATCGATGCTCAAGCAGAGCTGGCCCTGCGTTCAGAGGGTTTCTGCGAGATTGACTTGCAGACCTTGGAAATCATCTTAAGGCGTGAAACACTCAACACCCGGGAGGCGGTGGTCTTCCAGGCCGTTTTGGACTGGGCAGTGGCTGAGTGCAAGAGACAGGGGTTGGGGCCAACCACCCGGAACAAGAGAGCCGTGCTAGGCAAGGCACTCTATCTGGTCCGCATCCCGACCATGACGCTGGAGGAGTTTGCAGATGGAGCAGCTCAGTCGGATGTACTGACCTTGGAGGAGACTCATGACATTTTCCTGTGGTACACAGCAGCCAACAAGCCCAAGCTAGACTTCCCGCAGACGCGAAGAAAGGGGCTAACACCCCAGCGTTGCCATCGCTTCCAGTCATCTGCCTACCGCAGCAACCAGTGGCGTTACCGTGGACGATGTGACAGCATCCAGTTTGCTGTAGACAAGCGGATCTTCATCGCTGGGTTAGGGTTGTATGGCTCAAGCGGTGGCAAGGCAGAGTACAGCGTCAAGATTGAACTCAAACGCCAAGGAGTAATCTTGGCCCAGAACCTTACAAAGTTTGTTTCGGACGGCTCAAGCAACACCTTCTCAGTGTGGTTTGAGCACCCGGTCCAAGTAGAGCAGGATGCCTTCTATACAGTCAGTGCCGTGCTAGATGGGAATGAACTGAGTTACTTTGGTCAGGAGGGGATGACGGAAGTGCAGTGTGGGAAGGTGACCTTTCAGTTCCAGTGTTCTTCAGACAGTACTAATGGAACAGGAGTGCAAGGGGGACAGATCCCAGAGCTTGTCTTCTATTCGTAA
- the btbd6b gene encoding BTB/POZ domain-containing protein 6-B isoform X2: MKFLTFFLLLPETLKRTKKSGKQSGKLPVCYEIVSLSLRKKMAAELYPASINTNLPNSNGTAVTAATQQNINNNNVETASWQSAHPTLRERNALMFNNELMADVHFIVGPPGESEKVPAHKYVLAVGSSVFAAMFYGDLAEGESEIHIPDVEPAAFLILLKYMYSDEIELEADTVLATLYAAKKYIVPALAKACVTFLETSLEAKNACVLLSQSRLFEEPELTQRCWEVIDAQAELALRSEGFCEIDLQTLEIILRRETLNTREAVVFQAVLDWAVAECKRQGLGPTTRNKRAVLGKALYLVRIPTMTLEEFADGAAQSDVLTLEETHDIFLWYTAANKPKLDFPQTRRKGLTPQRCHRFQSSAYRSNQWRYRGRCDSIQFAVDKRIFIAGLGLYGSSGGKAEYSVKIELKRQGVILAQNLTKFVSDGSSNTFSVWFEHPVQVEQDAFYTVSAVLDGNELSYFGQEGMTEVQCGKVTFQFQCSSDSTNGTGVQGGQIPELVFYS, encoded by the exons ATGAAGTTTCTGACGTTTTTCCTTTTACTTCCAGAAACgttaaaaaggacaaaaaagagtGGGAAACAGAGCGGAAAGCTGCCAGTATGCTATGAGATCGTGAGTTTATCCTTGAGGAAGAAGATGGCTGCAGAATTGTATCCTGCAAGCATAAACACTAACCTCCCAAACAGCAACGGCACAGCTGTAACTGCTGCCA CTCAGCAGAATATCAACAATAACAACGTCGAGACTGCCAGCTGGCAGTCTGCTCATCCGACACTGCGCGAAAG GAATGCTTTAATGTTCAATAACGAACTCATGGCGGATGTTCATTTCATTGTGGGTCCTCCCGGCGAATCAGAGAAAGTTCCCGCACACAAG tatgtgCTGGCAGTGGGCAGTTCTGTCTTTGCTGCTATGTTTTATGGGGACCTTGCAGAGGGGGAGTCAGAGATTCACATCCCTGATGTAGAGCCTGCTGCTTTTTTAATCCTTTTGAA gTACATGTATAGCGATGAGATTGAACTAGAGGCGGACACAGTGCTGGCCACTCTGTACGCTGCCAAGAAGTATATAGTGCCTGCACTGGCCAAGGCCTGTGTCACGTTTCTGGAGACCAGCTTGGAGGCCAAGAATGCCTGTGTTCTGCTTTCCCAGAGTCGTCTGTTTGAGGAACCAGAGCTGACCCAGCGCTGCTGGGAGGTCATCGATGCTCAAGCAGAGCTGGCCCTGCGTTCAGAGGGTTTCTGCGAGATTGACTTGCAGACCTTGGAAATCATCTTAAGGCGTGAAACACTCAACACCCGGGAGGCGGTGGTCTTCCAGGCCGTTTTGGACTGGGCAGTGGCTGAGTGCAAGAGACAGGGGTTGGGGCCAACCACCCGGAACAAGAGAGCCGTGCTAGGCAAGGCACTCTATCTGGTCCGCATCCCGACCATGACGCTGGAGGAGTTTGCAGATGGAGCAGCTCAGTCGGATGTACTGACCTTGGAGGAGACTCATGACATTTTCCTGTGGTACACAGCAGCCAACAAGCCCAAGCTAGACTTCCCGCAGACGCGAAGAAAGGGGCTAACACCCCAGCGTTGCCATCGCTTCCAGTCATCTGCCTACCGCAGCAACCAGTGGCGTTACCGTGGACGATGTGACAGCATCCAGTTTGCTGTAGACAAGCGGATCTTCATCGCTGGGTTAGGGTTGTATGGCTCAAGCGGTGGCAAGGCAGAGTACAGCGTCAAGATTGAACTCAAACGCCAAGGAGTAATCTTGGCCCAGAACCTTACAAAGTTTGTTTCGGACGGCTCAAGCAACACCTTCTCAGTGTGGTTTGAGCACCCGGTCCAAGTAGAGCAGGATGCCTTCTATACAGTCAGTGCCGTGCTAGATGGGAATGAACTGAGTTACTTTGGTCAGGAGGGGATGACGGAAGTGCAGTGTGGGAAGGTGACCTTTCAGTTCCAGTGTTCTTCAGACAGTACTAATGGAACAGGAGTGCAAGGGGGACAGATCCCAGAGCTTGTCTTCTATTCGTAA
- the btbd6b gene encoding BTB/POZ domain-containing protein 6-B isoform X5: MAAEFKKTIVQVTQTVTTPTTTAAQQNINNNNVETASWQSAHPTLRERNALMFNNELMADVHFIVGPPGESEKVPAHKYVLAVGSSVFAAMFYGDLAEGESEIHIPDVEPAAFLILLKYMYSDEIELEADTVLATLYAAKKYIVPALAKACVTFLETSLEAKNACVLLSQSRLFEEPELTQRCWEVIDAQAELALRSEGFCEIDLQTLEIILRRETLNTREAVVFQAVLDWAVAECKRQGLGPTTRNKRAVLGKALYLVRIPTMTLEEFADGAAQSDVLTLEETHDIFLWYTAANKPKLDFPQTRRKGLTPQRCHRFQSSAYRSNQWRYRGRCDSIQFAVDKRIFIAGLGLYGSSGGKAEYSVKIELKRQGVILAQNLTKFVSDGSSNTFSVWFEHPVQVEQDAFYTVSAVLDGNELSYFGQEGMTEVQCGKVTFQFQCSSDSTNGTGVQGGQIPELVFYS, from the exons ATGGCTGCAGAATT CAAGAAGACTATCGTTCAGGTCACTCAGACTGTGACCACACCGACTACTACTGCAGCTCAGCAGAATATCAACAATAACAACGTCGAGACTGCCAGCTGGCAGTCTGCTCATCCGACACTGCGCGAAAG GAATGCTTTAATGTTCAATAACGAACTCATGGCGGATGTTCATTTCATTGTGGGTCCTCCCGGCGAATCAGAGAAAGTTCCCGCACACAAG tatgtgCTGGCAGTGGGCAGTTCTGTCTTTGCTGCTATGTTTTATGGGGACCTTGCAGAGGGGGAGTCAGAGATTCACATCCCTGATGTAGAGCCTGCTGCTTTTTTAATCCTTTTGAA gTACATGTATAGCGATGAGATTGAACTAGAGGCGGACACAGTGCTGGCCACTCTGTACGCTGCCAAGAAGTATATAGTGCCTGCACTGGCCAAGGCCTGTGTCACGTTTCTGGAGACCAGCTTGGAGGCCAAGAATGCCTGTGTTCTGCTTTCCCAGAGTCGTCTGTTTGAGGAACCAGAGCTGACCCAGCGCTGCTGGGAGGTCATCGATGCTCAAGCAGAGCTGGCCCTGCGTTCAGAGGGTTTCTGCGAGATTGACTTGCAGACCTTGGAAATCATCTTAAGGCGTGAAACACTCAACACCCGGGAGGCGGTGGTCTTCCAGGCCGTTTTGGACTGGGCAGTGGCTGAGTGCAAGAGACAGGGGTTGGGGCCAACCACCCGGAACAAGAGAGCCGTGCTAGGCAAGGCACTCTATCTGGTCCGCATCCCGACCATGACGCTGGAGGAGTTTGCAGATGGAGCAGCTCAGTCGGATGTACTGACCTTGGAGGAGACTCATGACATTTTCCTGTGGTACACAGCAGCCAACAAGCCCAAGCTAGACTTCCCGCAGACGCGAAGAAAGGGGCTAACACCCCAGCGTTGCCATCGCTTCCAGTCATCTGCCTACCGCAGCAACCAGTGGCGTTACCGTGGACGATGTGACAGCATCCAGTTTGCTGTAGACAAGCGGATCTTCATCGCTGGGTTAGGGTTGTATGGCTCAAGCGGTGGCAAGGCAGAGTACAGCGTCAAGATTGAACTCAAACGCCAAGGAGTAATCTTGGCCCAGAACCTTACAAAGTTTGTTTCGGACGGCTCAAGCAACACCTTCTCAGTGTGGTTTGAGCACCCGGTCCAAGTAGAGCAGGATGCCTTCTATACAGTCAGTGCCGTGCTAGATGGGAATGAACTGAGTTACTTTGGTCAGGAGGGGATGACGGAAGTGCAGTGTGGGAAGGTGACCTTTCAGTTCCAGTGTTCTTCAGACAGTACTAATGGAACAGGAGTGCAAGGGGGACAGATCCCAGAGCTTGTCTTCTATTCGTAA
- the btbd6b gene encoding BTB/POZ domain-containing protein 6-B isoform X3, with product MAAELYPASINTNLPNSNGTAVTAASKKTIVQVTQTVTTPTTTAAQQNINNNNVETASWQSAHPTLRERNALMFNNELMADVHFIVGPPGESEKVPAHKYVLAVGSSVFAAMFYGDLAEGESEIHIPDVEPAAFLILLKYMYSDEIELEADTVLATLYAAKKYIVPALAKACVTFLETSLEAKNACVLLSQSRLFEEPELTQRCWEVIDAQAELALRSEGFCEIDLQTLEIILRRETLNTREAVVFQAVLDWAVAECKRQGLGPTTRNKRAVLGKALYLVRIPTMTLEEFADGAAQSDVLTLEETHDIFLWYTAANKPKLDFPQTRRKGLTPQRCHRFQSSAYRSNQWRYRGRCDSIQFAVDKRIFIAGLGLYGSSGGKAEYSVKIELKRQGVILAQNLTKFVSDGSSNTFSVWFEHPVQVEQDAFYTVSAVLDGNELSYFGQEGMTEVQCGKVTFQFQCSSDSTNGTGVQGGQIPELVFYS from the exons ATGGCTGCAGAATTGTATCCTGCAAGCATAAACACTAACCTCCCAAACAGCAACGGCACAGCTGTAACTGCTGCCAGCAAGAAGACTATCGTTCAGGTCACTCAGACTGTGACCACACCGACTACTACTGCAGCTCAGCAGAATATCAACAATAACAACGTCGAGACTGCCAGCTGGCAGTCTGCTCATCCGACACTGCGCGAAAG GAATGCTTTAATGTTCAATAACGAACTCATGGCGGATGTTCATTTCATTGTGGGTCCTCCCGGCGAATCAGAGAAAGTTCCCGCACACAAG tatgtgCTGGCAGTGGGCAGTTCTGTCTTTGCTGCTATGTTTTATGGGGACCTTGCAGAGGGGGAGTCAGAGATTCACATCCCTGATGTAGAGCCTGCTGCTTTTTTAATCCTTTTGAA gTACATGTATAGCGATGAGATTGAACTAGAGGCGGACACAGTGCTGGCCACTCTGTACGCTGCCAAGAAGTATATAGTGCCTGCACTGGCCAAGGCCTGTGTCACGTTTCTGGAGACCAGCTTGGAGGCCAAGAATGCCTGTGTTCTGCTTTCCCAGAGTCGTCTGTTTGAGGAACCAGAGCTGACCCAGCGCTGCTGGGAGGTCATCGATGCTCAAGCAGAGCTGGCCCTGCGTTCAGAGGGTTTCTGCGAGATTGACTTGCAGACCTTGGAAATCATCTTAAGGCGTGAAACACTCAACACCCGGGAGGCGGTGGTCTTCCAGGCCGTTTTGGACTGGGCAGTGGCTGAGTGCAAGAGACAGGGGTTGGGGCCAACCACCCGGAACAAGAGAGCCGTGCTAGGCAAGGCACTCTATCTGGTCCGCATCCCGACCATGACGCTGGAGGAGTTTGCAGATGGAGCAGCTCAGTCGGATGTACTGACCTTGGAGGAGACTCATGACATTTTCCTGTGGTACACAGCAGCCAACAAGCCCAAGCTAGACTTCCCGCAGACGCGAAGAAAGGGGCTAACACCCCAGCGTTGCCATCGCTTCCAGTCATCTGCCTACCGCAGCAACCAGTGGCGTTACCGTGGACGATGTGACAGCATCCAGTTTGCTGTAGACAAGCGGATCTTCATCGCTGGGTTAGGGTTGTATGGCTCAAGCGGTGGCAAGGCAGAGTACAGCGTCAAGATTGAACTCAAACGCCAAGGAGTAATCTTGGCCCAGAACCTTACAAAGTTTGTTTCGGACGGCTCAAGCAACACCTTCTCAGTGTGGTTTGAGCACCCGGTCCAAGTAGAGCAGGATGCCTTCTATACAGTCAGTGCCGTGCTAGATGGGAATGAACTGAGTTACTTTGGTCAGGAGGGGATGACGGAAGTGCAGTGTGGGAAGGTGACCTTTCAGTTCCAGTGTTCTTCAGACAGTACTAATGGAACAGGAGTGCAAGGGGGACAGATCCCAGAGCTTGTCTTCTATTCGTAA